Proteins encoded in a region of the Myxococcus guangdongensis genome:
- the ubiE gene encoding bifunctional demethylmenaquinone methyltransferase/2-methoxy-6-polyprenyl-1,4-benzoquinol methylase UbiE, giving the protein MSTEVRQMFSSIATKYDVTNEVLSFGIHRLWRRTAVRLSQAKPGDSVLDCASGTGDLALAFKRKVGATGHVIGTDFCAEMLESGPAKAAKAGLPVDFQVADAMDLPFEDNRFDVASIAFGIRNVDDPVKCLSEMGRVVKPGGRVVVLEFGQPTGAFGALFRFYSKTVMPTVGGLLTGNRAAYEYLPRTSAAFPAGERFLSLMDQSGAYAERSAHPLTFGTANVYVGLVR; this is encoded by the coding sequence ATGAGCACCGAAGTCCGTCAGATGTTCTCCTCCATCGCCACGAAGTACGACGTGACGAACGAGGTCCTGTCGTTCGGCATCCACCGCCTCTGGCGGCGCACGGCGGTGCGCCTGAGCCAGGCGAAGCCGGGGGACAGCGTCCTCGACTGCGCCTCCGGCACGGGTGACCTGGCGCTCGCGTTCAAGCGCAAGGTGGGCGCCACGGGCCACGTGATTGGCACCGACTTCTGCGCGGAGATGCTGGAGAGCGGTCCCGCCAAGGCGGCGAAGGCGGGGCTCCCGGTGGACTTCCAGGTGGCCGACGCCATGGACCTGCCCTTCGAGGACAACCGCTTCGACGTGGCGTCCATCGCCTTCGGCATCCGCAACGTGGATGACCCGGTGAAGTGCCTGAGCGAGATGGGCCGCGTGGTGAAGCCGGGCGGCCGCGTCGTGGTGCTGGAGTTCGGTCAGCCCACCGGCGCGTTCGGCGCGCTGTTCCGCTTCTACAGCAAGACGGTGATGCCCACGGTGGGTGGGCTGCTCACCGGCAACCGCGCGGCGTATGAGTACCTGCCCCGCACGTCGGCGGCGTTCCCCGCGGGGGAGCGCTTCCTGTCGCTGATGGACCAGTCCGGCGCCTATGCGGAGCGAAGCGCGCATCCGCTGACGTTCGGAACGGCGAACGTGTATGTCGGCCTCGTCCGCTGA
- the aroC gene encoding chorismate synthase: protein MNTFGVLFRLTTFGESHGPALGAVVDGCPAGVPLTSARIQAALDRRRPGQSALVTPRNEPDQVEILSGVFEDKTLGTPIAAIVRNTNQRSGDYKELKQVDRPGHADAVWRERYKHRDHRGGGRTSGRETLCRVIGGTIAEAYLERDLPTIRTVAYVSQVGDLVASVPAPGLTRAMVDAHPTRCPDEAVREEMSRRILAAKEAGDSLGGSIDIRVEGLPVGLGEPIFGKIKALIAQALGSVGAVTGVVWGPPDLMQRIGQPGTQFHSVKDVYGGIQGGLTNGEPLQVRAYFKPPATLADHAKGGRHDPCIMPRAVPVLESMVSLVIADLVQQMNARPNTP from the coding sequence ATGAACACCTTCGGCGTCCTCTTTCGCTTGACGACCTTTGGCGAGAGCCACGGCCCCGCGCTCGGCGCGGTGGTGGACGGCTGCCCCGCTGGCGTGCCGCTCACGAGCGCGCGCATCCAGGCCGCCCTGGACCGGCGCCGCCCCGGCCAGTCCGCGCTCGTCACGCCCCGCAACGAGCCGGACCAGGTGGAGATCCTCTCCGGCGTGTTCGAGGACAAGACGCTCGGCACGCCCATCGCCGCCATCGTCCGCAACACCAACCAGCGCTCCGGTGACTACAAGGAACTCAAGCAGGTGGACCGGCCTGGCCACGCGGACGCCGTGTGGCGCGAGCGCTACAAGCACCGCGACCACCGCGGCGGCGGACGCACCAGCGGACGCGAGACGCTCTGCCGCGTCATCGGCGGCACCATCGCCGAGGCCTATCTCGAGCGCGACCTGCCCACCATCCGCACCGTCGCGTACGTGTCCCAGGTGGGCGACCTCGTCGCCTCCGTGCCCGCGCCGGGCCTGACGCGCGCCATGGTGGATGCGCACCCCACGCGCTGCCCCGACGAGGCCGTGCGCGAGGAGATGTCCCGCCGCATCCTCGCCGCCAAGGAGGCCGGAGACAGCCTGGGCGGCTCCATCGACATCCGCGTGGAGGGCCTGCCGGTGGGACTGGGCGAGCCCATCTTCGGGAAGATCAAGGCGCTCATCGCCCAGGCCCTGGGCAGCGTGGGCGCCGTCACCGGCGTCGTCTGGGGACCGCCGGACCTGATGCAGCGCATCGGTCAGCCGGGCACCCAGTTCCACTCCGTGAAGGACGTCTACGGCGGCATCCAGGGCGGGCTCACCAACGGCGAGCCGCTCCAGGTCCGCGCCTACTTCAAACCCCCAGCGACGCTGGCGGACCACGCGAAGGGTGGCCGTCACGACCCGTGCATCATGCCCCGCGCCGTCCCGGTGCTGGAGTCCATGGTGTCCCTGGTCATCGCAGATCTCGTCCAGCAGATGAACGCACGCCCCAACACGCCATGA
- a CDS encoding shikimate kinase: MDPRLTPALRDALTRPGPTPRPAAGQTVVLGGHRGAGKSTLLPRVARLLGRPGVDLDTHLEQTHGRPLRTWVAQAPSEFRAAERRALLELPPGGLVAVGGGFLSHHPDALAGTFTLIIPVTFETYRERLLTDRTRPRLRPEVSLEEEIASIFREREALHARVPTIALVDFLRGCLHPEEVL, encoded by the coding sequence GTGGATCCCCGGCTCACGCCGGCACTGAGGGACGCCCTCACGCGCCCGGGGCCCACGCCCCGTCCCGCCGCGGGGCAGACCGTGGTGCTGGGGGGACACCGGGGCGCGGGCAAGTCCACGCTGTTGCCCCGCGTGGCCCGGCTCCTCGGGCGCCCGGGCGTGGACCTGGACACCCACCTGGAGCAGACGCACGGACGTCCGCTGCGCACCTGGGTGGCGCAGGCGCCTTCCGAGTTCCGCGCCGCCGAGCGCCGCGCGCTGCTGGAGCTGCCTCCCGGTGGGCTCGTGGCCGTGGGCGGCGGGTTCCTGTCGCATCATCCGGACGCGCTCGCCGGCACCTTCACCCTCATCATCCCCGTGACGTTCGAGACCTACCGCGAGCGGCTGCTCACGGACCGGACGCGGCCCCGGCTGCGACCAGAGGTCTCCCTGGAAGAGGAGATCGCCTCCATCTTCCGCGAGCGCGAGGCCCTGCACGCCCGCGTTCCGACCATCGCCCTGGTGGACTTCCTCCGGGGCTGCCTGCATCCCGAGGAGGTCTTGTGA
- a CDS encoding AMP-dependent synthetase/ligase, translated as MDLPKTMVHALHDRAAQHEHRPALWTRRGRAYVPTSWFEYAQRVKAFALGLRSLGYGAGQPLGIISFNREEWHVADLAAMAMGGVPVGLYTTSALEQLEYILGHCEATVLVVENEKHLATGLALKARLPKLRHIIALDVPEGPLPEGVWRYSEVLARGTGVDDKPYWDSVNALQPEALCTLIYTSGTTGHPKGVMLSHHNIAWTSRQLIMAVEFGRQDGVILSYLPLSHIAEQVISLHSPLMLGVQVYFADSVEAMPGNLKDVRPTFFFGVPRVWEKFKAKAEEGLRSQPPLKRRIVSWARGVASEYHSRAQRHERIPVTLDAQYKLAQRLVFEPLKARIGMERVDFFATAAAPIAREVLEFFASIDIFIHEVWGMTEVSGPGTVNTQEATHLGTVGRAMIGVEVRIAEDGEILVKGGNVCMGYYKNPEATAELLEGGWLHSGDVGQLDGEGYLHITGRKKEIIVTSGGKKTAPGNIEELLKSLPAVGHAVVVGERRNYLVALLALDVEKVGALAKAQGWPEDVGTLARDARLKQLLQEKLDRDINPKLSRFETIKRFAVLEQELSVDAGDLTPTLKVRRKAVEQKHAALIESLYAELASAHTG; from the coding sequence ATGGACCTCCCGAAGACGATGGTGCATGCCCTCCATGACCGGGCCGCGCAGCATGAGCATCGGCCGGCCCTCTGGACGCGTCGAGGACGCGCCTATGTCCCCACCTCCTGGTTCGAGTACGCCCAGCGCGTCAAGGCCTTCGCCCTGGGCCTGAGGAGCCTGGGCTACGGCGCGGGCCAGCCGCTGGGCATCATCAGCTTCAACCGCGAGGAGTGGCACGTCGCGGACCTGGCGGCCATGGCCATGGGCGGGGTGCCGGTGGGCCTCTACACCACCAGCGCGCTCGAGCAGCTCGAGTACATCCTGGGCCACTGCGAGGCCACCGTCCTGGTGGTGGAGAACGAGAAGCACCTGGCCACGGGCCTGGCGCTCAAGGCCCGGCTGCCCAAGCTGCGCCACATCATCGCCCTGGACGTGCCGGAGGGGCCCTTGCCGGAGGGCGTGTGGCGCTACTCGGAGGTGCTCGCGCGCGGCACGGGCGTGGACGACAAGCCCTACTGGGACAGCGTCAACGCGCTCCAGCCGGAGGCGCTGTGTACGCTCATCTACACCTCCGGGACGACGGGCCACCCCAAGGGGGTGATGCTCAGCCACCACAACATCGCCTGGACGTCGCGCCAGCTCATCATGGCGGTGGAGTTCGGCAGGCAGGACGGCGTCATCCTCTCGTATCTGCCGCTGTCGCACATCGCCGAGCAGGTCATCTCGCTGCACAGCCCGCTGATGCTGGGCGTCCAGGTGTACTTCGCCGACTCGGTGGAGGCGATGCCCGGCAACCTCAAGGACGTGCGCCCCACGTTCTTCTTCGGCGTGCCGCGCGTGTGGGAGAAGTTCAAGGCCAAGGCGGAGGAGGGCCTGCGCTCCCAGCCCCCGCTCAAGCGCCGCATCGTCTCCTGGGCGCGCGGTGTGGCCTCGGAGTACCACTCCCGGGCCCAGCGCCACGAGCGCATCCCCGTGACGCTGGACGCGCAGTACAAGCTGGCGCAGCGGCTGGTGTTCGAGCCGCTCAAGGCCCGCATCGGCATGGAGCGGGTGGACTTCTTCGCCACCGCGGCGGCGCCCATCGCCCGGGAGGTGCTCGAGTTCTTCGCCTCCATCGACATCTTCATCCACGAGGTGTGGGGCATGACGGAGGTGTCCGGCCCCGGCACGGTGAACACGCAGGAGGCCACGCACCTGGGCACGGTGGGCCGCGCGATGATTGGCGTGGAGGTGCGCATCGCCGAGGACGGGGAGATCCTCGTCAAGGGCGGCAACGTGTGCATGGGCTACTACAAGAACCCGGAGGCCACCGCGGAGCTGCTCGAGGGCGGGTGGCTGCACTCGGGGGACGTGGGGCAGCTCGACGGCGAGGGCTACCTGCACATCACCGGCCGCAAGAAGGAGATCATCGTCACCTCCGGCGGGAAGAAGACGGCTCCGGGCAACATCGAGGAGCTGCTCAAGTCCCTGCCCGCGGTGGGCCACGCGGTGGTGGTGGGCGAGCGGCGCAACTACCTGGTGGCCCTGCTGGCGCTGGACGTGGAGAAGGTGGGCGCCCTGGCGAAGGCCCAGGGCTGGCCCGAGGACGTGGGCACGCTCGCCCGCGACGCGCGCCTGAAGCAGCTGCTCCAGGAGAAGCTGGACCGGGACATCAACCCGAAGCTGTCCCGCTTCGAGACCATCAAGCGCTTCGCGGTGCTGGAGCAGGAGCTCTCCGTGGACGCCGGTGACTTGACGCCCACGCTGAAGGTCCGCCGCAAGGCCGTGGAGCAGAAGCACGCGGCGCTCATCGAGTCGCTCTACGCCGAGCTGGCCTCCGCCCACACGGGCTGA
- a CDS encoding 3-dehydroquinate synthase yields MTPYPPGAYRPPNDRWGPFTRLARRLPEGSLAVVDRTVAKLHPTLIPALEARAPRAIVQLVGGESAKSFVALEKVLAAGLSLPRSGTLVAVGGGTVGDVSTVAAHLLKRGVRLVQVPTTLLAAVDSSLGGKGAVDLTVKGRVVKNPAGVFHYADESWICPELFASLSPTQVREGSLEAWKMVISLDAALFRRYTRTPPALEKLVKHARGLKEKVCAQDPYEFQGLRRVLNFGHTFGHVLESVSHFKLSHGDAVGLGILLALDVGRHLGVTPEPIAAQAEAALVNGPGVLGRERVAQLLRPTSLKTITTLLDADKKAGAKGELRMVLLTAIGATEVRDVGPETWRALWPAWTKAVRP; encoded by the coding sequence ATGACCCCCTATCCTCCCGGCGCCTACCGTCCACCCAACGATCGCTGGGGCCCCTTCACCCGACTCGCCAGACGACTCCCCGAGGGAAGTCTCGCGGTGGTGGACCGCACCGTCGCGAAGCTCCACCCCACGCTCATCCCCGCGCTCGAGGCCCGCGCGCCTCGCGCCATCGTCCAGCTGGTGGGCGGTGAGAGCGCCAAGAGCTTCGTGGCGCTGGAGAAGGTGCTCGCCGCGGGGCTGTCCCTGCCGCGCTCGGGCACGCTCGTCGCCGTGGGCGGCGGCACCGTGGGCGACGTCTCCACCGTGGCCGCGCACCTGCTCAAGCGCGGCGTGCGGCTGGTGCAGGTCCCCACCACGTTGCTCGCCGCCGTCGACAGCAGCCTCGGCGGCAAGGGCGCGGTGGACCTCACGGTGAAGGGCCGCGTGGTGAAGAACCCCGCCGGCGTCTTCCACTACGCCGACGAGTCGTGGATCTGCCCGGAGCTGTTCGCCTCGCTCTCTCCCACGCAGGTGCGCGAGGGTTCGCTCGAGGCGTGGAAGATGGTCATCAGCCTGGATGCGGCCCTGTTCCGCCGCTACACGCGCACGCCCCCCGCGCTGGAGAAGCTCGTCAAACACGCGCGCGGGCTCAAGGAGAAGGTCTGCGCCCAGGACCCGTACGAGTTCCAGGGCCTGCGCCGGGTGCTCAACTTCGGCCACACCTTCGGCCACGTGCTGGAGAGCGTGTCCCACTTCAAGCTGTCCCACGGTGACGCGGTGGGGCTGGGCATCCTCCTGGCCCTGGACGTGGGCCGCCACCTGGGCGTCACCCCGGAGCCCATCGCCGCCCAGGCGGAGGCCGCGCTGGTCAACGGCCCCGGCGTCCTCGGCCGCGAGCGCGTGGCCCAGCTGCTTCGCCCCACGTCGCTCAAGACCATCACCACGCTCCTCGACGCCGACAAGAAGGCCGGCGCCAAGGGCGAGCTGCGCATGGTGCTGCTGACGGCCATCGGCGCGACCGAGGTCCGCGACGTGGGCCCGGAGACGTGGCGCGCGCTGTGGCCCGCGTGGACGAAGGCGGTGCGCCCGTGA
- a CDS encoding shikimate dehydrogenase, translating into MTPARRIVTLPPTLLGPDAVHFARGCQRRGADVLEIRTDLHTPDAVDAGALAAVLPLLVSERGKPLPAAWVAAAWRVDRDLMDATGQEGSLDAPSGKLLASHHADRQLTTDEALALWSRDLPADALVKHVEPMTNPAHLSVLLETQRRLGERFGVARVTVLGMGVVALPARAVLARNNLLDYVAAGGAWVAAPGQRLLDDAVREWKGADRTTLPAPLRLGIFGTSITHSRSPRIHRQPFDRIDLPEDGPVEAVLDSLVPHYGGFAVTSPFKLRLAKHTGSSLDAINTLVRRGSRWESFNTDTEGARKVLERLDAKDVIVLGDGGATSALRTVAAERGQALRILRRADIQGPVTGAVVWTWPDRVAPPDSLRFERARVAVIAYGAPGRRIAAEITRRGGTPVLLGAAWFVAQARRQRQLWETAT; encoded by the coding sequence GTGACGCCCGCCCGGCGCATCGTGACGCTGCCCCCCACCCTGCTCGGCCCCGACGCCGTGCACTTCGCCCGGGGGTGCCAGCGTCGCGGCGCCGACGTGCTGGAGATTCGCACCGACCTGCACACGCCCGACGCAGTGGACGCTGGCGCGCTCGCGGCCGTGCTCCCGCTGCTCGTATCCGAGCGAGGCAAGCCCCTTCCCGCCGCGTGGGTCGCCGCCGCGTGGCGCGTGGACCGCGACCTGATGGACGCCACGGGCCAGGAGGGCTCGCTCGACGCGCCCTCCGGCAAGCTGCTCGCGTCGCACCACGCGGACCGGCAGCTCACCACCGACGAGGCGCTCGCGTTGTGGTCGCGCGACCTGCCCGCCGACGCGCTGGTGAAGCACGTGGAGCCGATGACGAATCCGGCCCACCTGTCCGTCCTCCTGGAGACGCAGCGACGGCTGGGCGAGCGCTTCGGCGTGGCGCGCGTCACCGTGCTCGGAATGGGCGTGGTGGCGCTGCCGGCGCGCGCGGTGCTGGCCCGCAACAACCTGCTCGACTACGTGGCCGCGGGTGGCGCGTGGGTCGCGGCGCCGGGACAGCGGTTGCTCGACGACGCCGTGCGCGAGTGGAAGGGCGCGGACCGCACGACGCTCCCCGCGCCCCTGCGCCTGGGCATCTTCGGGACGTCCATCACCCACTCCCGCTCGCCCCGCATCCACCGCCAGCCGTTCGACCGCATCGACCTCCCCGAGGACGGGCCCGTCGAGGCGGTCCTCGACTCGCTCGTGCCCCACTACGGCGGCTTCGCCGTCACCAGCCCCTTCAAGCTCAGGCTCGCGAAGCACACCGGCTCGTCGCTGGACGCCATCAACACCCTGGTCCGCCGCGGCTCGCGGTGGGAGTCCTTCAACACCGACACCGAGGGCGCCCGGAAGGTCCTGGAGCGCCTGGACGCGAAGGACGTCATCGTCCTGGGCGACGGCGGGGCGACCTCCGCCCTGCGCACCGTGGCCGCCGAGCGCGGGCAGGCGCTGCGCATCCTGCGCCGGGCCGACATCCAGGGGCCGGTGACAGGGGCTGTCGTGTGGACCTGGCCGGACCGGGTGGCTCCACCGGATTCCCTGCGATTCGAGCGAGCACGCGTCGCGGTGATCGCGTACGGTGCGCCCGGCCGACGCATCGCGGCGGAGATCACGCGGCGCGGCGGCACCCCGGTCCTGCTGGGTGCGGCGTGGTTCGTCGCGCAGGCCCGGCGACAGCGCCAGCTTTGGGAGACCGCGACATGA
- the aroF gene encoding 3-deoxy-7-phosphoheptulonate synthase codes for MGGKQPDESAPAVAGKETGARRVLRAFRPEGTRVRAGSVEVGGPGFVVMAGPCAVEGLEQVDKTAAAVAQAGAHVLRGGVFKPRTSPYAFQGMGEPGLHLLAEAGRRHGLPIISEVMETAQIPFMAESADILQVGARNMQNFSLLRALGKVRRPVLLKRGLSATLQEWLLAAEYVLEGGNEQVMLCERGIRTFETEMRNTLDLAAVAWAKQRTHLPVIVDPSHATGQVELILPMSLAAAAAGADGLLIEVHPRPEQALCDGNQALTPERFQTLMQRLPPVLDAVGRHLWRPESPAQVVRAR; via the coding sequence GTGGGAGGCAAGCAGCCAGACGAATCCGCGCCGGCGGTGGCCGGGAAGGAGACGGGTGCGCGGCGCGTGCTTCGAGCCTTCCGTCCCGAGGGCACGCGGGTGCGTGCGGGCTCCGTCGAGGTCGGCGGTCCGGGCTTCGTGGTGATGGCGGGGCCGTGCGCCGTCGAAGGTTTGGAGCAGGTCGACAAGACCGCCGCGGCGGTGGCCCAGGCAGGCGCGCACGTGCTGCGGGGTGGCGTGTTCAAGCCGCGCACCAGTCCCTATGCGTTCCAAGGAATGGGCGAGCCGGGCCTGCACCTGTTGGCCGAGGCGGGCCGTCGCCATGGGCTGCCCATCATCAGTGAGGTGATGGAGACCGCGCAGATTCCCTTCATGGCGGAGTCCGCGGACATCCTCCAGGTGGGCGCGCGGAACATGCAGAACTTCTCGCTGCTGCGCGCGCTGGGCAAGGTGCGCCGGCCGGTGTTGCTGAAGCGGGGCCTGTCGGCGACGTTGCAGGAGTGGCTGCTGGCGGCGGAGTACGTGCTCGAGGGTGGCAACGAGCAGGTGATGCTGTGCGAGCGGGGCATCCGCACGTTCGAGACGGAGATGCGCAACACGCTGGACCTGGCGGCGGTGGCCTGGGCCAAGCAGCGCACGCACCTGCCCGTCATCGTGGACCCGTCTCACGCGACGGGCCAGGTGGAGCTCATCCTCCCCATGTCCCTGGCGGCGGCGGCGGCGGGCGCGGACGGGTTGCTGATCGAGGTCCACCCCCGGCCCGAGCAGGCGCTGTGCGATGGGAACCAGGCGCTGACGCCGGAGCGCTTCCAAACGTTGATGCAGCGGCTGCCACCCGTGCTAGACGCGGTGGGCCGACATCTTTGGCGGCCGGAGAGCCCGGCCCAGGTCGTGAGGGCGAGATGA
- a CDS encoding citrate synthase, with the protein MPKDTLTITDNRTGKTYEVPVENGCIRTNALRQIKVADDDFGLMGYDPAFLNTANCKSAITFIDGDKGILEYRGYPIEQLAEKSSYLEVAYLLLNGELPTPKELEQFIHLVTHHTYVHENVKTFMDGFRYDAHPMSMLGSTVAALSGLYPDAKNTKDERSRRIQITRLIAKMPTIAAFSYRHSMGLPYIYPDNDLSYVANFLTMVKRIGTTTYKVHPVLERALDVLFILHADHEQNCSTTSVRTVGSSEVDPYSAVTAGIGALYGPLHGGANEAVLRMLREIGHISKVPDFIKSVKSGEGEKKLMGFGHRVYKSYDPRAKVIKRVADEVFDVTGKNPLLEIAVELERIALQDEYFVKRKLYPNVDFYSGLIYEAMGFQVEMFPVLFAIPRTVGWCAQWEEMVLDPEQKIARPRQVFTGHQRRDYVAMDKRAAK; encoded by the coding sequence ATGCCCAAGGACACGCTGACGATCACCGACAATCGGACCGGCAAGACGTACGAGGTCCCGGTCGAGAACGGCTGTATTCGCACCAACGCCCTGCGCCAGATCAAAGTCGCGGACGACGACTTCGGTCTCATGGGCTACGACCCGGCGTTCCTCAACACCGCGAACTGTAAGAGCGCCATCACCTTCATCGACGGTGACAAAGGCATCCTGGAGTACCGCGGCTACCCCATCGAGCAGCTGGCCGAGAAGTCCAGCTATCTGGAGGTCGCCTACCTCCTGCTGAACGGTGAGCTCCCCACCCCGAAGGAGCTGGAGCAGTTCATCCACCTCGTCACGCACCACACGTACGTGCACGAGAACGTGAAGACGTTCATGGACGGGTTCCGCTACGACGCGCACCCCATGTCCATGCTGGGCTCCACGGTGGCCGCGCTCTCCGGCCTGTACCCGGACGCGAAGAACACCAAGGATGAGCGCAGCCGCCGCATCCAGATCACCCGGCTCATCGCCAAGATGCCCACCATCGCCGCGTTCTCCTACCGGCACTCGATGGGCCTGCCCTACATCTACCCGGACAACGACCTCTCCTACGTCGCCAACTTCCTGACGATGGTGAAGCGCATCGGCACCACCACCTACAAGGTGCACCCGGTGCTCGAGCGCGCGCTCGACGTCCTCTTCATCCTGCACGCGGACCACGAGCAGAACTGCTCCACCACGTCCGTGCGCACGGTGGGCTCGTCGGAAGTGGACCCGTACTCGGCCGTGACGGCCGGCATCGGCGCCCTCTACGGCCCGCTGCACGGCGGCGCCAACGAGGCGGTGCTGCGCATGCTCCGTGAGATTGGCCACATCTCCAAGGTCCCGGACTTCATCAAGTCCGTGAAGAGCGGCGAGGGCGAGAAGAAGCTGATGGGCTTCGGCCACCGCGTCTACAAGTCGTACGATCCGCGCGCCAAGGTCATCAAGCGCGTGGCCGACGAGGTCTTCGACGTGACGGGCAAGAACCCGCTGCTGGAGATCGCCGTGGAGCTGGAGCGCATCGCCCTGCAGGACGAGTACTTCGTCAAGCGCAAGCTCTACCCGAACGTCGACTTCTACTCCGGCCTCATCTACGAGGCGATGGGCTTCCAGGTGGAGATGTTCCCCGTCCTCTTCGCCATTCCCCGCACGGTGGGCTGGTGCGCGCAGTGGGAGGAGATGGTCCTGGACCCCGAGCAGAAGATCGCCCGTCCGCGCCAGGTCTTCACGGGCCATCAGCGCCGCGACTACGTCGCGATGGACAAGCGCGCGGCGAAGTAG
- a CDS encoding 3-phosphoshikimate 1-carboxyvinyltransferase, whose translation MSASTQRIRVETSSLRPSPLTPPVSKSDAQRALVLGHLTGAWPLPSVQAESDEDLPADVRVLRRGVEALRLPAGPVRDVDCADGGAPFRILATQVAVTPGARVRLTGTPRLGERPHGPLFTSLKDALGPAGLTLTEGQPWPVELAAPTDTSSVAPVFRVPGSQSSQYASSLLLGCAALYLRERRAWSVDIEGTLTSAGYLDLTLTWLERFGFQLQKSASRYTVSGYTPPPSVPTLPGDWSSLGYLLLVAWKAGGTVERADAASAHPDQAILRLIEQVGLRTGPAPGEHVLKVTGRPAGGLRASGKECPDLLPTLAALACVLPAPSTLTDVGILRLKESDRLEGIRDLVTAYGGTAELEDDTLLLTPPSTPPARFEMDSRGDHRLAMTAATLSVLSGVTLVLTGPECVEKSFPGFWRQLTRSGVRISASP comes from the coding sequence GTGAGCGCCAGCACCCAACGCATCAGGGTGGAGACCTCGAGCCTGAGGCCGTCGCCCCTCACGCCGCCCGTGTCCAAGTCGGACGCGCAGCGGGCACTGGTGCTGGGCCACCTCACTGGCGCCTGGCCCCTGCCCTCCGTGCAGGCCGAGTCCGATGAGGACCTGCCCGCCGACGTGCGCGTGCTCCGCCGGGGCGTGGAGGCGCTGCGCCTTCCCGCCGGCCCCGTGCGCGACGTGGACTGCGCCGACGGAGGCGCCCCGTTCCGCATCCTGGCCACGCAGGTCGCCGTGACGCCGGGCGCGCGCGTGCGCCTCACCGGCACCCCGCGCCTGGGCGAGCGTCCCCACGGGCCGCTCTTCACGTCACTGAAGGACGCGCTCGGCCCCGCGGGGCTCACCCTCACCGAGGGACAGCCCTGGCCGGTGGAGCTCGCCGCGCCCACGGACACGTCCTCCGTCGCCCCTGTCTTCCGCGTCCCTGGCTCGCAGAGCAGCCAGTACGCCTCCAGCCTCCTGTTGGGCTGCGCGGCGCTGTACCTGCGGGAGCGCCGCGCGTGGAGCGTGGACATCGAGGGCACGCTGACGAGCGCGGGCTACCTGGACCTCACGCTGACGTGGCTGGAGCGCTTCGGCTTCCAGCTCCAGAAGTCCGCCTCCCGCTACACCGTCTCCGGCTACACACCTCCCCCCAGCGTCCCGACACTCCCGGGCGACTGGTCCTCCCTGGGCTACCTGCTGCTCGTGGCCTGGAAGGCCGGCGGCACCGTGGAGCGCGCGGACGCGGCCAGCGCCCATCCGGACCAGGCCATCCTCCGCCTCATCGAACAGGTGGGCCTGCGGACCGGGCCCGCGCCGGGGGAACACGTCCTGAAGGTGACGGGACGGCCCGCGGGGGGCCTGCGGGCTTCGGGCAAGGAGTGCCCGGACCTGTTGCCGACCCTGGCGGCGCTCGCTTGTGTACTCCCCGCGCCCTCCACGCTCACGGATGTCGGAATCCTCCGACTGAAGGAGAGCGACCGTTTGGAAGGCATCCGTGACCTGGTGACGGCCTACGGAGGCACGGCGGAGCTGGAGGACGACACCCTCCTGCTGACGCCCCCCTCCACGCCGCCCGCCCGCTTCGAGATGGACAGCCGGGGGGATCACCGGCTCGCCATGACGGCGGCGACCTTGAGCGTGCTGTCCGGGGTGACCCTCGTCCTCACCGGTCCCGAGTGTGTCGAGAAGAGCTTTCCGGGCTTCTGGCGGCAGCTCACCCGCTCGGGCGTCCGTATTTCAGCGTCCCCGTAG